The following proteins come from a genomic window of Nostoc sp. TCL26-01:
- the rpsT gene encoding 30S ribosomal protein S20, with translation MANNKSALKRAKIAERNRLRNKTYKSAVKTLIKNYLKAVEVHATNPTAESQEEVQTRLAAAYSKIDKAVKRGVLHPNNGARKKSRLSHKLKPLTQTA, from the coding sequence GTGGCCAATAATAAGTCAGCTCTTAAACGCGCCAAAATCGCAGAACGCAATCGGCTGCGTAACAAAACCTACAAATCAGCAGTTAAGACGCTGATTAAAAATTACCTGAAAGCTGTAGAAGTTCATGCAACTAATCCTACCGCAGAATCACAGGAGGAAGTGCAAACACGTCTAGCTGCGGCTTACAGCAAAATTGACAAAGCCGTCAAGCGTGGTGTACTCCATCCCAACAATGGGGCGAGAAAAAAATCCAGATTGTCCCACAAACTCAAGCCTCTGACCCAAACAGCTTAG
- a CDS encoding HIT family protein: MKQDKNQFSHLTAIERTYLSFPVQFLLTQNLLQGTVLDFGCGFGNDVKLLQQRGYDITGYDPYYFPQYPHQRFDTIICSYVLNVLFPEEQANVLMAVSHLLKPGGKAYYVVRRDIKKEGFREHYVHKKPTYQCIVKLPFPSIYLDDNREIYKYIHYNYQRNSSNYCIFCNPRKSLKLLTESATAYAIFDGYPVSKGHVLVIPKRHVSNYFELPFKEQSACWLMVNKVQELLKTEFAPEGFNVGMNIHRAAGQNIMHASIHIIPRYQGDTVSSKSGMRSVIPK; the protein is encoded by the coding sequence ATGAAACAGGACAAAAATCAATTTAGTCATCTGACAGCAATAGAAAGAACTTACCTATCATTTCCGGTACAGTTTTTATTAACTCAAAACCTACTTCAAGGGACAGTCTTAGATTTTGGTTGTGGCTTTGGAAATGATGTCAAGCTTTTGCAGCAAAGAGGTTATGATATCACAGGCTATGACCCTTATTATTTTCCTCAATATCCTCATCAACGATTTGATACAATTATTTGTTCTTATGTTTTAAATGTTTTGTTTCCTGAAGAACAAGCTAATGTGTTGATGGCAGTATCACACTTATTAAAACCAGGGGGCAAAGCTTATTATGTTGTCAGGAGAGATATTAAAAAAGAAGGTTTTAGAGAACATTATGTTCACAAAAAACCGACATATCAATGTATTGTCAAACTACCATTCCCATCTATTTATTTAGATGATAATCGGGAAATATATAAATATATTCATTATAATTATCAGCGTAATTCATCTAATTATTGTATATTTTGCAATCCTCGCAAAAGTCTGAAACTATTGACTGAATCCGCAACTGCTTATGCTATTTTTGATGGCTATCCTGTCAGTAAAGGGCACGTTTTAGTGATTCCTAAACGTCATGTTAGTAATTATTTTGAACTACCTTTTAAAGAACAATCTGCTTGTTGGTTGATGGTGAATAAAGTACAAGAACTTCTCAAAACAGAATTTGCGCCTGAAGGCTTTAATGTCGGGATGAATATTCATCGAGCCGCCGGGCAAAATATTATGCACGCCAGTATTCACATTATCCCTCGTTACCAAGGTGATACTGTCTCTAGTAAAAGTGGTATGAGGAGTGTTATTCCTAAATAA
- a CDS encoding FAD-dependent oxidoreductase, translating to MSLLSNLPESSNISRRTLLKVFGIGAIAGVTGYSRFSKPKPTVFQKDTLNLPRLLNQAKSVVVIGGGLAGLACAYELSQRGFAVTLLEKSPQLGGKIASWQIAAVGETFMMEHGFHGFFPQYYNLKSIVAELGVNDNFQSLNFYSVLYRGDKYQPEVFRPSHSAFPWNIVDLAIASPNRFHWGINLTKIKHLQVFQAITGFQREKNYQRFDNISVADWVETEFPQGLYDLYFLPFAKSSLNAPDEMSVGELMQFFHFYFFGNPEGLAFNGTKDDMGTSLVQPVAQSIQNRGGKIITDVTVSEITAAEGKIQGLKYYVGCNSENVPFWVQRNSVMAEENTEYFGAADEVFALPVGSKEAIALTCTHQGCTVKKAEDGQYHCPCHGAVFTADGKVLKGPANRDLQKLKVVQKQDDELQLVAKSNHANLAQTITADYYVFATDVPGVQQLFKHISGDVDQTVRSQVTKLSIADPFAVCRFWFDRDFAWEQSNFTSLSGYQLTDSITLYHRIQQQFIDWSQRTGGSVVELHAYCYKEKEFPTQAALLTTFENELYEIVPELKSAQLLHRELVNQHNFSGYPPHSYGERPETSTNIANLLFAGDWVKMPFPCGLMERAVSSGLLAANEILHREGLQRRSLFSVNPEGLLQI from the coding sequence ATGAGTTTACTATCTAATTTACCAGAGTCATCTAATATTTCTCGTCGCACGCTGCTAAAAGTCTTTGGGATTGGTGCAATTGCAGGAGTAACAGGATACTCTCGGTTTAGCAAGCCCAAACCAACGGTATTTCAAAAAGATACCTTAAATTTACCACGATTACTGAATCAAGCAAAAAGTGTTGTGGTGATTGGCGGTGGTTTAGCAGGTTTGGCTTGTGCGTATGAATTGAGTCAACGGGGATTTGCTGTGACACTGTTAGAAAAATCTCCCCAACTCGGCGGCAAAATTGCTAGTTGGCAAATAGCAGCTGTTGGCGAAACTTTCATGATGGAACATGGTTTTCATGGTTTTTTTCCCCAATACTATAATTTGAAAAGTATCGTGGCCGAACTGGGTGTAAATGATAATTTTCAATCGTTAAATTTTTATTCGGTGCTTTACCGGGGTGACAAATACCAACCGGAGGTTTTTCGCCCTAGTCATTCAGCCTTTCCTTGGAATATTGTAGACTTAGCGATCGCCTCCCCTAACCGCTTCCATTGGGGAATTAATTTAACTAAAATTAAACACTTGCAAGTCTTCCAAGCCATCACTGGTTTTCAGCGAGAAAAGAATTATCAACGCTTTGATAATATATCTGTTGCTGACTGGGTAGAAACAGAATTTCCTCAAGGTTTGTATGACTTATATTTTCTCCCTTTTGCTAAATCTAGTTTGAATGCACCAGATGAAATGAGTGTGGGGGAATTGATGCAGTTCTTCCATTTTTATTTTTTTGGTAACCCAGAAGGACTAGCTTTTAATGGTACTAAAGATGATATGGGGACAAGTTTAGTTCAACCTGTCGCTCAATCAATTCAAAATCGTGGTGGCAAAATTATTACTGATGTCACAGTCAGCGAAATTACAGCAGCAGAGGGGAAAATTCAAGGGTTAAAATATTATGTTGGTTGTAATAGCGAAAATGTGCCTTTTTGGGTGCAACGCAACTCAGTGATGGCTGAGGAAAATACAGAGTATTTTGGTGCAGCCGATGAAGTATTTGCTTTACCTGTTGGTAGTAAAGAAGCAATTGCTCTTACTTGTACCCATCAAGGTTGTACTGTGAAAAAAGCAGAGGATGGTCAATATCATTGTCCTTGTCATGGAGCTGTATTTACGGCTGATGGGAAAGTGTTGAAGGGGCCAGCTAACCGTGATTTACAGAAGTTAAAAGTTGTCCAGAAGCAGGATGATGAGTTGCAGTTGGTAGCTAAAAGTAATCATGCTAATTTAGCCCAGACTATTACTGCCGATTATTATGTTTTTGCTACCGATGTTCCTGGGGTACAACAATTATTTAAACATATTAGTGGTGATGTAGATCAAACTGTGCGATCGCAAGTTACAAAACTTAGTATTGCCGATCCTTTTGCAGTGTGTCGTTTCTGGTTTGACAGAGATTTTGCCTGGGAGCAAAGCAATTTCACCTCTTTATCTGGCTACCAATTAACTGACAGTATCACCCTTTATCATCGCATTCAACAACAATTTATTGATTGGTCACAACGGACTGGTGGTAGTGTCGTTGAGTTACACGCTTATTGTTACAAAGAAAAGGAATTTCCCACCCAAGCAGCGTTGTTAACAACCTTTGAGAATGAACTCTATGAGATAGTTCCTGAGTTAAAATCAGCACAGCTATTGCATCGAGAATTGGTGAATCAGCATAACTTTTCTGGTTATCCACCTCATAGTTATGGGGAACGTCCCGAAACTAGCACCAACATTGCTAATTTATTATTTGCTGGTGACTGGGTGAAAATGCCTTTCCCTTGCGGTTTAATGGAGCGGGCTGTGAGTAGTGGTTTGTTAGCAGCCAATGAGATTTTACACCGCGAAGGTTTGCAGAGGCGATCGCTTTTCTCGGTGAATCCAGAGGGGTTGTTGCAAATTTAA
- a CDS encoding ferritin-like domain-containing protein, which produces MLNAVSPIVKDLAGDNYPHPGYFQTQRRISSLIDSYLTVEILNERLQDLQLQFQNPQPRPWKHIDWQAINRHQIIAVEPEVFLAILVGALDTEAPIRGYTQTSRQYLEKLHLPMARFVGGTVDKDDNLQEIGLWEKEERQHTPALVKIYTQLTGEKVTPKMRTIRGYLPTDDACDDLYRHGLHRVATEYGAACLYLWLMAHTTGELQNVLEELLQDEINHMTKFWGFGVWAFPDTSAIKVGKTLIKTRSQNYQRNSLIRTLRRMMETLQWQAWSLNNQATLIFTFTSVMNHLWKWHNSLTPEYLQGMFGKPFTEAEKSRLIHSELTQ; this is translated from the coding sequence ATGCTTAATGCCGTCAGCCCAATTGTCAAAGATTTAGCAGGTGACAACTATCCTCATCCTGGCTATTTTCAGACACAGCGCCGCATTAGTTCTCTGATAGATAGTTATCTCACAGTAGAAATACTAAACGAGCGATTACAAGATTTACAATTACAATTCCAAAATCCTCAACCCCGCCCTTGGAAACATATCGATTGGCAAGCAATTAATCGTCATCAAATCATTGCTGTTGAGCCAGAGGTATTTCTAGCAATTCTCGTAGGCGCACTGGATACAGAAGCACCCATTCGGGGTTATACCCAAACCAGCCGCCAGTATTTAGAAAAATTGCATCTACCAATGGCTCGTTTTGTCGGTGGGACTGTTGACAAAGATGACAACCTCCAAGAAATTGGCTTATGGGAGAAAGAAGAACGTCAACACACGCCTGCATTAGTGAAAATCTATACCCAGTTAACTGGCGAGAAAGTCACCCCAAAAATGCGTACTATCAGAGGTTATTTACCCACTGATGATGCTTGTGATGATTTATATCGTCATGGTTTACACCGTGTAGCCACTGAATATGGTGCTGCTTGCCTGTATCTCTGGCTCATGGCTCACACTACTGGGGAACTGCAAAATGTGCTGGAGGAATTGCTTCAGGATGAAATCAACCACATGACTAAATTCTGGGGTTTTGGTGTCTGGGCTTTTCCCGATACCTCTGCGATAAAAGTAGGCAAGACACTGATCAAAACGCGATCGCAAAACTATCAACGCAACAGTTTAATTCGCACTCTCCGGCGGATGATGGAGACACTGCAATGGCAAGCTTGGTCTTTAAATAATCAAGCAACACTCATTTTCACCTTCACCTCTGTCATGAATCATTTATGGAAATGGCACAATAGCCTAACACCAGAATATTTGCAAGGTATGTTTGGTAAACCATTTACTGAAGCAGAGAAATCTAGACTAATTCATAGCGAATTAACACAATAA
- a CDS encoding prephenate/arogenate dehydrogenase, translating to MQIGILGLGLIGGSLGYDLRSQGHHVLGVSRKQSTCETAVALGSVDEASVDMSLLATTEIVFICTPIGLIIPQAEQLIKHLAKATIITDVGSVKAPIVEAISPLWENFVGGHPMAGTTDSGIEAAQKNLFVDRPYVLTPEPTTPPTAIAIVEEIVRSLGAKIYHCQPTQHDQAVSWISHLPVMVSSSLIAACISEPDPEVLQLAQNLASSGFRDTSRVGGGNPELGLMMAQYNRQALLGSLQQYRHHLDELINLIDQADWATLATKLQTTQQARPDFVE from the coding sequence ATGCAGATAGGGATTTTAGGATTGGGGTTGATTGGTGGTTCATTGGGTTATGATTTGCGATCGCAAGGTCATCATGTTTTGGGAGTTAGCCGCAAGCAATCTACCTGTGAGACAGCAGTCGCTTTAGGTAGTGTTGATGAAGCATCTGTAGACATGAGCCTGTTAGCAACCACTGAGATTGTATTTATTTGTACACCCATCGGACTTATTATTCCCCAAGCAGAGCAGTTGATTAAGCATCTAGCAAAAGCGACAATCATCACTGATGTGGGTTCAGTGAAAGCTCCGATAGTCGAAGCAATTTCGCCCCTGTGGGAAAACTTTGTCGGTGGACATCCGATGGCGGGAACTACAGATAGTGGTATAGAAGCTGCTCAGAAAAACTTATTTGTAGATAGACCGTATGTATTAACACCAGAACCCACCACACCCCCAACAGCGATCGCCATTGTGGAAGAAATTGTGCGATCGCTAGGTGCTAAAATTTACCATTGTCAGCCCACACAACATGACCAGGCTGTCAGTTGGATTTCCCACTTACCAGTCATGGTTAGTTCCTCATTAATTGCTGCGTGCATCAGTGAACCCGACCCAGAAGTCCTACAACTAGCCCAAAATCTAGCCAGTTCTGGCTTTCGTGATACCAGTCGTGTCGGTGGTGGTAATCCTGAGTTAGGTCTGATGATGGCACAATATAATCGTCAAGCATTGCTAGGATCATTACAACAATATCGCCACCATCTTGATGAATTAATTAACCTAATTGACCAAGCAGATTGGGCAACTTTAGCCACCAAGTTACAAACAACCCAACAAGCACGCCCCGATTTTGTCGAGTAA
- a CDS encoding universal stress protein yields the protein MVKTILVALDGSEIAPRVMETLDDLVLSADSKAILCHVFPTNDSEMELPADRPHPESTTYSYFQMEKQLQSYQEQLSVTTELELVTGDPAEEIIRLANIHKADLIIIGSRGLTGMKRIVLGSVSNQVVEESGCSVLVVKPK from the coding sequence ATGGTAAAAACTATTTTGGTAGCTTTAGACGGTTCGGAAATTGCACCACGAGTCATGGAAACTTTGGATGATTTGGTTTTGTCTGCGGACAGTAAAGCTATTCTGTGTCATGTTTTTCCTACAAATGACAGTGAAATGGAACTACCAGCTGATCGTCCCCATCCAGAATCTACAACTTATTCTTATTTTCAAATGGAAAAACAACTGCAATCTTACCAAGAGCAGTTATCGGTTACCACAGAACTAGAATTAGTGACTGGTGATCCGGCGGAGGAGATTATTCGTCTGGCTAATATTCATAAAGCCGATTTGATTATTATTGGCAGTCGTGGTTTAACTGGGATGAAGCGAATAGTTTTGGGTTCAGTCAGTAATCAGGTAGTGGAGGAGTCTGGCTGTTCAGTATTGGTAGTCAAGCCGAAGTGA
- a CDS encoding SufS family cysteine desulfurase, which yields MTYTPTKTLADKVRADFPILHQEVNGKTLVYLDNAATSQKPLFVLNALRDYYEQYNANVHRGAHTLSAKATDAYEGARDKIAKFINAASRQEIVYTRNASEAINLVAYSWGMNNLQPGDEIILSVMEHHSNIVPWQFVAQKTGAVLKFVELTPAQTFDLEQFKQLISDKTKLVSVVHVSNTLGCINPVQEIAEITHRYGAKFLVDACQSVPHMPVDVQQIGCDWLVASGHKMCAPTGIGFLYGKLALLEAMPPFFGGGEMIAEVYLDHSTYAELPHKFEAGTPAIGEAIALGAAIDYLTNIGMDKIHAYEAELTAYLFHQLEQIPQITIYGPKPNAEGEGRAALAAFTAADVHANDLSTLLDQEGVAIRSGHHCTQPLHRYLGLAGTARASLSFYNTREEIDIFIKALKETLDFFAGIFG from the coding sequence ATGACTTATACACCCACAAAAACCCTAGCAGATAAAGTCCGCGCCGACTTCCCCATATTGCATCAGGAAGTCAACGGCAAAACCTTAGTTTACCTAGATAACGCGGCAACATCCCAAAAACCCTTGTTCGTGTTAAATGCTCTCAGAGATTATTACGAACAATATAACGCTAACGTCCATCGGGGCGCGCATACCCTAAGTGCTAAAGCTACCGATGCCTATGAAGGCGCACGGGATAAAATTGCCAAATTTATCAACGCCGCCTCCCGCCAAGAAATTGTTTACACCCGCAACGCCAGCGAAGCCATTAACCTCGTCGCTTACAGTTGGGGAATGAACAATTTACAACCAGGTGATGAAATTATTCTGTCGGTGATGGAACACCACAGTAATATTGTTCCCTGGCAATTTGTCGCTCAAAAAACAGGTGCAGTCCTCAAATTTGTTGAATTGACACCAGCACAAACCTTTGATTTAGAACAGTTTAAACAACTGATTTCTGACAAAACAAAACTGGTGTCAGTGGTTCATGTTTCTAATACATTGGGTTGTATTAACCCAGTGCAAGAGATTGCTGAGATTACTCACAGATACGGCGCGAAATTCTTAGTTGATGCTTGTCAAAGTGTTCCTCATATGCCTGTCGATGTACAGCAAATTGGCTGTGATTGGTTGGTAGCTTCTGGACATAAAATGTGCGCTCCTACAGGCATAGGTTTCTTGTATGGTAAGTTAGCATTACTAGAAGCAATGCCGCCATTTTTTGGTGGTGGGGAAATGATTGCCGAGGTGTATTTAGATCATTCTACCTATGCCGAATTACCCCATAAATTTGAAGCGGGAACACCTGCCATTGGGGAAGCGATCGCCCTCGGTGCAGCGATCGATTATCTTACTAATATCGGTATGGATAAAATTCATGCCTACGAAGCCGAATTAACAGCTTATTTGTTCCACCAATTAGAGCAAATTCCCCAAATTACGATCTACGGCCCCAAACCAAATGCCGAAGGAGAAGGTAGAGCCGCTTTAGCTGCATTCACCGCCGCCGATGTCCACGCTAACGACTTATCTACATTATTAGATCAAGAAGGTGTAGCCATCCGTTCGGGACATCACTGTACTCAACCATTACATCGTTATTTAGGTTTAGCTGGAACTGCTAGAGCTAGTCTATCCTTCTACAACACCCGCGAGGAAATTGATATTTTCATCAAAGCACTCAAGGAAACCTTAGACTTTTTTGCGGGGATATTTGGTTAA
- the hisD gene encoding histidinol dehydrogenase, with protein MLRIITQQVDVKAELQRICDRTQDEQVLHKEATVREVLQAVKRQGDKAVLHYTSEFDHQLLKAEELRVTGSELDVAYQQVSQELLGAIQLACRQIEAFHRQRVPKSWVQFGDDDVVLGKRYTPVDRAGLYIPGGRAAYPSTVLMNAIPAKVAGVPRVVMVTPPRNEKTIHAAVLVAAQEAGVQEIYRVGGAQAIAALAYGTETIPKVDIITGPGNIYVTLAKKLVYGTVGIDALAGPSEVLIIADEGANPVHVATDLLAQAEHHPLAAAILLTTDPALAKNVQLSVERQLVDHPRRIDTEKAIAHNGLIVVVESLETAIKLSNEFAPEHLELEVKDPWAILPNIRNAGAIFLGYSTPEAVGYYLAGPNHNLPTSGAARYASPLGVETFLKHSSIIQYSQVALNKVAGAIDTLATAEGLPSHADSVRRRVQQDEGNL; from the coding sequence ATGCTGCGAATCATTACTCAGCAGGTAGACGTGAAAGCAGAACTACAAAGGATCTGCGATCGCACTCAGGACGAACAGGTGCTTCATAAAGAAGCAACGGTGCGAGAAGTGTTGCAAGCAGTAAAACGCCAAGGCGACAAAGCTGTATTGCATTATACATCTGAATTTGATCATCAGCTGCTTAAAGCTGAAGAACTGCGTGTCACAGGCTCAGAACTAGACGTAGCCTACCAACAGGTATCACAAGAACTGCTGGGGGCGATTCAGCTAGCTTGCCGCCAAATTGAAGCGTTTCATCGTCAGCGAGTCCCCAAAAGTTGGGTACAATTTGGTGATGATGATGTTGTGTTGGGCAAACGCTACACACCTGTAGATCGTGCAGGTTTGTATATCCCTGGTGGTCGTGCAGCCTATCCCAGTACAGTCTTGATGAACGCGATTCCGGCAAAGGTGGCAGGTGTACCCCGTGTAGTCATGGTGACACCACCAAGAAACGAGAAAACAATTCATGCGGCAGTTTTAGTAGCAGCACAAGAAGCTGGAGTACAGGAAATTTATCGAGTGGGGGGAGCGCAAGCGATCGCTGCTTTAGCGTACGGTACAGAAACGATTCCCAAAGTAGATATAATTACTGGGCCTGGTAATATCTATGTGACTTTGGCAAAAAAATTAGTCTATGGTACGGTCGGTATTGATGCTTTAGCTGGCCCTAGTGAGGTATTAATTATTGCTGATGAAGGGGCAAATCCCGTTCATGTGGCAACTGATTTACTAGCACAAGCTGAACATCATCCATTAGCGGCAGCAATTTTGTTAACTACTGATCCGGCTTTAGCCAAAAATGTGCAATTATCGGTAGAAAGGCAGTTGGTAGATCATCCCAGAAGGATAGATACAGAAAAAGCGATCGCCCATAACGGCTTAATTGTCGTTGTTGAATCTCTAGAAACAGCTATAAAATTATCAAATGAGTTTGCCCCAGAACATCTAGAATTAGAAGTTAAAGATCCTTGGGCAATTTTACCCAACATCCGCAATGCTGGAGCGATATTTTTGGGTTATTCCACACCGGAAGCGGTGGGATACTATTTAGCTGGCCCCAATCATAACCTGCCTACGTCTGGTGCAGCTCGTTATGCCTCACCTTTGGGAGTAGAAACCTTCCTCAAGCATTCTAGTATTATCCAATACTCACAAGTAGCTCTCAACAAAGTTGCAGGTGCAATTGACACACTCGCCACGGCCGAGGGTTTACCTTCTCACGCTGATTCAGTTCGTCGTCGTGTTCAGCAAGATGAGGGGAATTTGTAA
- a CDS encoding pentapeptide repeat-containing protein, with the protein MNVEELLEKYTAGVRNFSGVDLSEANLSGIKLSGANLSQANLSIVNLSGANLSEVDLSYAKLNVSRLSGANLTNAILNHASLNVANLIRADLSRAQLRAASLVRAELVRAELSLADFSQANLNSADLREATLRQANLRQANLGGVILKGASLVGANLEMSNLNSADLSRADLSNANLRDAELKQANLRHAHLSGADLSGANLRWADLNGANLSWADLSGAKLSGASLIGADLSNANLTNASFVHANLMQAKLIKAEWIGADLTSATLTGARLYSTSRFGLKTGGLKCEWVDLSPTGDRSIIQKFNAQESQDFFNETPPTICIIVDTALESEANFALAGAYYNIAQEYPLLKQPPSVEISRRRTVFTFRLDNDAALFPTAFIAILPFIDAGNTQKNLLTVLENLSQWESKTPHRMKQLTILIEQAINQAQKIRQTKKTLELAAKINFFQAPTQTILTNSSAQVLTVYHNPRFGKQFINSAQKDVKVLANISSESATSLLSPLNTTIDFINSFHYLDE; encoded by the coding sequence ATGAATGTCGAGGAATTGTTAGAAAAATATACGGCAGGAGTGAGAAACTTTAGTGGTGTTGACCTGTCGGAAGCAAACTTGAGTGGAATCAAACTTAGTGGGGCAAATCTAAGTCAAGCAAATTTGAGTATAGTTAACTTGAGTGGGGCAAACTTGAGTGAGGTTGATTTGAGTTATGCCAAACTCAATGTTTCTAGACTGAGTGGTGCAAATTTAACTAATGCGATTCTCAATCATGCTAGCTTGAATGTGGCTAATTTAATTCGTGCTGACCTGAGTCGCGCTCAATTACGAGCAGCTTCATTAGTACGTGCTGAGTTAGTCCGGGCTGAACTGAGTCTGGCTGATTTTAGCCAAGCTAATCTTAACAGTGCTGACTTACGGGAGGCGACACTCCGCCAAGCTAATCTGCGACAAGCCAATTTAGGGGGAGTAATTTTAAAAGGTGCTTCTCTGGTAGGCGCTAACTTAGAAATGTCGAATCTCAACAGTGCTGATTTGAGTCGTGCTGACTTAAGTAATGCCAATTTGCGGGATGCTGAACTCAAGCAAGCAAATCTCCGTCATGCTCATCTCAGTGGCGCAGATTTGAGTGGTGCAAACCTACGTTGGGCAGATTTGAATGGAGCAAATCTGAGTTGGGCAGATTTAAGTGGAGCCAAATTGAGTGGAGCTAGTTTAATTGGTGCAGATTTGAGTAATGCAAATTTAACTAATGCTAGCTTTGTTCATGCGAATTTAATGCAGGCTAAGTTAATTAAAGCTGAATGGATAGGTGCTGATTTAACTAGTGCTACTTTAACCGGAGCGAGACTTTATTCTACCTCGCGGTTTGGTTTAAAAACTGGGGGTTTAAAATGCGAATGGGTGGATTTAAGCCCTACAGGCGATCGCTCAATCATTCAAAAGTTTAATGCTCAAGAATCGCAAGACTTTTTTAATGAAACACCGCCAACTATCTGCATTATTGTTGATACTGCTTTAGAATCAGAAGCTAATTTTGCCTTAGCAGGTGCTTACTACAACATTGCTCAAGAATACCCATTACTCAAACAACCTCCTAGTGTGGAAATCAGTCGGCGGCGGACTGTATTCACATTTCGCTTAGATAACGATGCGGCTTTATTTCCTACAGCTTTTATCGCTATTCTCCCTTTTATAGATGCCGGAAATACACAAAAAAATCTACTAACGGTTTTAGAAAATCTATCTCAGTGGGAGAGCAAAACACCCCATCGGATGAAGCAATTAACTATATTAATAGAGCAAGCTATAAATCAGGCACAAAAAATTAGACAAACTAAAAAAACTTTGGAGTTAGCAGCAAAAATCAATTTTTTCCAAGCTCCCACTCAAACAATCCTAACCAATTCCAGCGCTCAGGTTTTGACTGTTTATCATAACCCCAGATTTGGTAAACAATTTATTAATTCTGCCCAGAAAGATGTAAAAGTTTTAGCTAATATATCTAGTGAATCTGCTACTTCCTTATTATCTCCATTAAATACAACTATAGATTTTATCAACAGTTTCCATTATCTAGATGAATAA
- a CDS encoding DUF1517 domain-containing protein: MRDTFNKMIGRTRYVVCRLFIHLAGSEISPILGELNRVAREAIDVEGDLQVLGEGLVELCETLLRYDEYWLSAANEGDVFWSEGEAGDYVNTLFNDSAERYGADLELDPADVNQPLSLPTTRNIVVMITVAYEGEVPDLETDLANIQELKGGLRALISLHYNHKLRAVQVHFSPARLGDELTNDQLLQYYPELIPL; encoded by the coding sequence ATGCGAGATACCTTTAACAAAATGATTGGTCGGACTCGTTATGTAGTCTGTCGGTTATTTATCCATTTAGCTGGATCAGAAATTTCCCCCATTTTGGGAGAATTAAATCGGGTAGCCAGAGAGGCGATCGATGTAGAAGGGGACTTGCAAGTTTTAGGGGAAGGTTTGGTAGAACTTTGTGAAACTCTGCTGCGCTATGATGAATATTGGCTCTCTGCTGCTAATGAAGGTGATGTGTTTTGGAGTGAAGGCGAAGCAGGAGATTATGTTAACACTTTATTTAATGATTCCGCCGAAAGATATGGTGCTGATTTGGAGTTAGATCCTGCGGATGTCAATCAGCCTCTTTCTCTACCTACAACACGTAACATTGTGGTGATGATTACCGTCGCCTATGAAGGGGAAGTTCCAGATTTAGAAACTGATTTGGCAAATATTCAAGAATTGAAAGGCGGGTTAAGAGCCTTAATTAGTTTACATTACAATCACAAGCTGAGGGCTGTGCAAGTGCATTTCTCACCGGCAAGGTTAGGAGATGAACTGACAAATGATCAGCTCTTGCAATATTATCCAGAATTGATACCTTTGTAA